A window of the Hordeum vulgare subsp. vulgare chromosome 5H, MorexV3_pseudomolecules_assembly, whole genome shotgun sequence genome harbors these coding sequences:
- the LOC123397657 gene encoding uncharacterized protein LOC123397657 has protein sequence MSSLAVRRGLEWELGWLGGLFTAAELAAADLLLQLSGDYEVADAASPATTSPSPSPRSAGSLCEDLAALVEEEKERIVEEAAPLSLRSVEKRARRSSAIWGAEDLAVVGEEGLEPPRIAREAAPSPGSAELDRRARKRYRLLSELYASTRPVKAVAPAAAKKKRKRHDGEPSSSSSSSEATRYGDY, from the coding sequence ATGTCGTCGCTCGCCGTCCGCCGCGGGCTGGAATGGGAGCTCGGCTGGCTCGGGGGCCTCTTCACGGCCGCGGAGCTGGCGGCCGCCGACCTGCTCCTCCAGCTCAGCGGGGACTACGAGGTGGCCGACGCGGCGTCCCCTGCCAcgacctccccctccccctcgccgcGCTCGGCGGGCTCCTTGTGCGAGGACCTCGCCGCCTTGGTCGAGGAAGAGAAGGAGCGGATCGTCGAGGAGGCGGCGCCTTTGTCGCTGCGGTCGGTGGAGAAGCGGGCGAGGAGGAGCTCCGCGATCTGGGGCGCCGAGGACCTCGCCGTGGTCGGCGAGGAGGGGTTGGAGCCTCCGCGGATCGCCAGGGAGGCGGCGCCGTCCCCGGGGTCGGCGGAGCTGGACAGGAGGGCGAGGAAGAGGTACCGCCTGCTGTCGGAGCTCTACGCCTCCACGAGACCGGTGAAGGCCGTCGCCCCTGCTgctgcgaagaagaagaggaagaggcacGACGGCGagccttcgtcgtcgtcgtcgtcgtcggaggcGACGAGGTACGGAGACTACTAG